A genomic window from Companilactobacillus alimentarius DSM 20249 includes:
- a CDS encoding ABC transporter permease has protein sequence MMIYFSVIKLSMKSILSNKSSVFILLLQSLVPISIMFYLWSSILNGDETLGGFSRNQLILYYVGVNFINFFVWYAIDWELNSDIHSGELSNILHKPISIQKYYFFRMVGDRMANLFILSPLILMGGIYIIIISKSKISIILVFQFLISLFLATVLWFLFSYIVGSLAFWFENLFFVLLVKEVLVSLLAGYYFPISILPDFWQSILQWLPFQYFSSFPINVLIKGMTGKTWLMNTLLELTWIVGFGVTLSFVSRKGLQKYSDVAG, from the coding sequence ATGATGATATATTTTTCGGTTATAAAACTTTCAATGAAGTCGATTCTTTCAAACAAAAGTAGTGTTTTTATTTTATTGTTACAATCGCTTGTTCCAATTTCTATAATGTTTTATTTATGGTCAAGCATATTAAATGGAGATGAGACTTTGGGCGGGTTCTCACGAAATCAATTAATTCTCTACTATGTGGGGGTCAACTTTATTAATTTTTTTGTTTGGTACGCGATTGATTGGGAATTAAATAGTGATATTCATTCTGGTGAATTATCGAATATTTTACATAAACCTATTTCTATTCAAAAATATTATTTTTTTAGAATGGTTGGTGATAGAATGGCCAATTTATTTATATTATCTCCTCTAATTTTAATGGGCGGGATTTATATAATAATTATTTCTAAAAGTAAGATCTCAATAATCCTTGTTTTTCAGTTCTTAATTAGTTTATTTTTAGCAACGGTGCTTTGGTTCTTATTTTCCTATATAGTAGGAAGCCTAGCTTTTTGGTTTGAAAATCTCTTTTTTGTTCTACTAGTCAAGGAGGTATTAGTAAGTTTATTGGCTGGATATTATTTTCCTATATCAATATTACCTGATTTTTGGCAAAGTATTTTACAATGGTTACCTTTTCAGTATTTTAGTTCATTCCCAATTAATGTTCTTATTAAAGGAATGACTGGTAAAACATGGCTGATGAATACTTTATTGGAATTAACTTGGATAGTTGGATTTGGTGTTACTTTGTCTTTTGTCAGTAGGAAGGGACTTCAGAAGTATTCTGATGTTGCGGGTTAA
- a CDS encoding TetR/AcrR family transcriptional regulator: protein MVGIRNNRRAKYTKKIIKETVLSLLQTKTIDVITVTEICKEADVNRTTFYRYYNDVYMCVDQIEKDFLDKLEVPEGSSLIDGLTIVLTAFYENPQLSNLVFVEGKTELLDKMLSYRPHPFKKTTLDAYQDTYIMLGFQGILKRWVKGGMKEAPDKLTKIIVQILFADNLQDKRKQFENGRIQ, encoded by the coding sequence ATGGTCGGTATTAGAAATAATAGACGAGCTAAATATACCAAAAAAATTATCAAAGAGACAGTTTTATCACTTCTTCAAACAAAAACGATCGACGTTATTACCGTTACAGAAATTTGTAAGGAAGCAGACGTCAATCGAACCACTTTTTATCGTTATTATAACGATGTTTATATGTGTGTGGATCAGATAGAAAAAGACTTCCTAGATAAGTTGGAAGTCCCAGAAGGCAGTTCTCTGATTGATGGATTGACGATTGTTCTTACGGCTTTTTATGAAAATCCACAATTAAGCAATTTAGTATTTGTAGAAGGAAAGACGGAATTGCTGGATAAAATGTTAAGTTATAGGCCACATCCGTTTAAAAAAACAACCTTAGACGCCTATCAAGATACTTATATTATGTTGGGATTTCAAGGAATCTTAAAAAGATGGGTAAAAGGCGGTATGAAAGAAGCACCTGATAAATTAACTAAAATTATTGTTCAGATTTTATTTGCGGATAATCTCCAAGACAAACGTAAACAATTTGAAAATGGTCGGATTCAATAA
- a CDS encoding DegV family protein, which produces MEKIAVLVDSCCDLPKEYLKKAGIYELPMQITYHDKTYLDRVNISAEEVYQNLPVEIPKTSLPSGESIQKTLDKIAADGYTQIISISVSSGLSGTFNFLKVFLEDDDRFVSKYFDTKQVAIASGLVAIGAKNLVDDGKNLDEVAAAVEKMCQNAIVYFCIPTLTYLRAGGRISAVASAVGGMLKLAPIVTCTPEGAYTIAAKARGMKKGQKMMLDYAKKFIGDDKDYLIGIGHGADEAGGQHMLDILHDNGIQGKQEFTEQVGPALGVHTGPGLIGVAVVKI; this is translated from the coding sequence ATGGAAAAGATTGCCGTATTGGTAGATTCCTGTTGCGATTTGCCAAAAGAATATCTCAAAAAAGCCGGTATTTATGAATTACCAATGCAAATTACTTATCATGATAAGACTTACCTTGACCGAGTGAATATTTCTGCCGAAGAAGTTTATCAAAACCTTCCTGTTGAGATTCCTAAAACATCATTGCCATCAGGTGAATCGATTCAAAAAACTTTGGATAAAATTGCTGCCGATGGTTATACCCAGATTATTTCAATTTCAGTTTCATCAGGTTTGAGTGGAACATTTAATTTCTTAAAAGTTTTTCTAGAAGACGACGACCGGTTTGTTTCAAAATATTTTGATACTAAGCAAGTAGCTATTGCTTCTGGGTTAGTAGCCATTGGAGCTAAGAATTTAGTTGATGATGGCAAAAATTTAGACGAAGTAGCTGCTGCAGTGGAGAAAATGTGTCAAAATGCGATTGTTTATTTCTGCATCCCTACACTAACTTATTTACGTGCCGGAGGACGTATTAGTGCGGTTGCTTCAGCTGTTGGTGGAATGTTGAAGTTAGCACCAATTGTTACTTGTACGCCTGAGGGGGCTTATACAATTGCTGCTAAAGCGCGTGGTATGAAAAAGGGTCAGAAAATGATGCTTGATTATGCTAAAAAATTCATTGGCGATGACAAAGACTATTTGATTGGAATTGGTCATGGAGCTGATGAAGCTGGTGGTCAACACATGTTAGATATTTTGCACGATAATGGTATCCAAGGTAAACAAGAGTTTACTGAACAAGTTGGACCAGCCTTAGGTGTTCACACTGGTCCCGGATTGATCGGTGTAGCAGTGGTTAAAATTTAG
- a CDS encoding APC family permease translates to MEDLEPKKNYISWPILALMDFVTVIGFDDLTYNFQNQGMGVITSWVIMLFLYVIPYSLMVGQLGSVFNHEGGGLTSWVRGTSGEFLGYFTAWTYWAASIPYVVDTANSIVVGLGWAYNGNAKMQTQMSNGWFAFWTLVTFIVFIFVQSRFKRSLEVLSTIGGIAMFGMTVLFVLMTFAGLAAGGHIATQPMNWHTIVPKFDLHYLTTIGLLIYAVNGAELIAPFVTKMRHPKREFPKAMIMLAVMTAFLTIFGSFSLGVFFDGFNLPNDLKMNGSYYAFQALGKQYHMGNTLMYIFAWTEVFYLAALLAVLLDAMTRMLISDTGAKYMPKVLRKTNSNGLPVNGYLLTCGLSAFIMLLGIFLPSMNDIFNWLLNLNGIISPGVTCWIFFAFIKIRQDSQKFPSDYVYIKNDKLALAVGWWCLIITAVATIFGIGPQDVQFASPTWWYELIINFVAIIVLIGLGVLLPYVTRREVRSTTGSAFTRLQWTGILVALAATIIGDLALGGSNYEHNIVSIIIISVVGIALVIAFGWKEYNLKEA, encoded by the coding sequence ATGGAAGATTTGGAACCAAAAAAGAATTATATAAGCTGGCCTATTCTTGCCTTAATGGATTTTGTTACCGTAATTGGTTTTGATGATTTAACTTATAATTTTCAAAACCAAGGTATGGGTGTTATTACCTCTTGGGTTATCATGCTATTTTTATATGTTATTCCATATTCATTAATGGTGGGTCAATTAGGATCAGTTTTTAATCATGAAGGTGGGGGACTTACTTCATGGGTTCGTGGTACTAGTGGCGAATTCTTAGGTTACTTTACTGCGTGGACTTATTGGGCCGCTTCGATCCCTTACGTGGTCGATACAGCTAATTCAATCGTTGTTGGTCTAGGTTGGGCCTACAATGGTAATGCTAAAATGCAAACGCAGATGTCAAATGGCTGGTTTGCTTTTTGGACCTTAGTAACTTTTATTGTCTTTATCTTTGTTCAATCACGTTTCAAACGTTCGCTTGAAGTTTTGAGTACTATCGGTGGTATCGCTATGTTTGGTATGACGGTACTATTTGTCTTAATGACCTTTGCTGGACTAGCTGCTGGTGGTCATATTGCTACACAACCGATGAATTGGCATACAATCGTTCCGAAGTTTGATTTACATTATCTAACGACGATCGGTTTGTTGATTTATGCAGTTAATGGTGCTGAATTGATTGCACCTTTCGTTACAAAAATGCGCCATCCCAAACGTGAATTCCCTAAAGCTATGATTATGTTAGCCGTTATGACGGCCTTCTTAACCATCTTTGGATCATTTTCATTGGGTGTTTTCTTTGATGGATTCAACTTACCAAATGACTTGAAGATGAATGGTTCTTACTATGCCTTCCAAGCCTTAGGTAAGCAATATCATATGGGTAATACCTTAATGTATATCTTTGCCTGGACTGAAGTATTTTACCTAGCAGCCTTGTTAGCTGTGTTGCTTGATGCGATGACTAGAATGTTAATTTCAGATACTGGTGCTAAATATATGCCTAAAGTTTTACGTAAAACTAATTCTAACGGTTTACCAGTTAATGGTTATCTATTAACTTGTGGTTTGAGTGCCTTTATCATGTTACTAGGTATTTTCTTACCAAGTATGAATGATATATTCAACTGGCTCTTAAACTTGAACGGGATTATTTCACCAGGTGTTACTTGCTGGATTTTCTTTGCCTTTATTAAAATTAGACAAGATAGTCAAAAGTTCCCATCTGATTATGTCTATATTAAAAATGATAAATTAGCTCTAGCAGTCGGTTGGTGGTGTCTGATCATCACTGCCGTAGCAACCATCTTTGGGATTGGACCTCAAGACGTTCAGTTTGCTTCTCCAACTTGGTGGTATGAATTGATCATCAATTTTGTCGCCATCATTGTCTTGATTGGTCTAGGTGTTCTCTTACCATATGTAACACGTCGTGAAGTTAGAAGTACTACTGGTTCAGCCTTCACACGCTTGCAGTGGACTGGAATATTAGTTGCCTTAGCCGCTACTATTATTGGAGACCTAGCACTAGGTGGTTCGAATTATGAACATAATATTGTTTCTATCATAATTATCAGTGTAGTTGGAATTGCTCTAGTAATTGCTTTTGGTTGGAAAGAATATAATCTAAAAGAAGCATAG
- a CDS encoding ATP-binding cassette domain-containing protein gives MLELKHIKKYYYVGDSVTKALDDVSVSFRKQEFVAILGPSGSGKTTMLNGIGGLDIYDSGDLIINGKSTKNFSESDWDAYRNNSVGFIFQSYNIIGHLSILDNVELGMTLSGVDNEEKKKKAREALERVGLGPHINKKPNQLSGGQLQRVAIARAIANDPEILLCDEPTGALDTETSEEIMKLIKELSAERLVIMVTHNPTLAKEYADRIINFADGKILDDSNPFVEDTTKDNFELKKTKMTFWTALKLSFTNLKTKKARTALTAFASSIGIISIAIVLALSSGFQKQINKTQGNTLAQFPVTISQTASKQSAPDTDKVKNSKSKKVTAKLSQQEKSTHTNKLNKKYVNYIKNLDPELSKNVTYNYSTGMNLLSKVDGKVKTAQFSNTNSSNSLSGVSAAMASSTGVGSSVYPSSDNNGKNFLKKHYKVISGSLPQNENEVVLIVDRDNSTNINALKNIGMNVKDNQKLDFNKIVGQEFKVVSNNDYYKQVTDSLYTPNSDISSLYNSNNNKTLKIAGILKVKSESSENILSSGIAYSDKLTKDIVNTNKNSDIVKAQKNSDVNVLTGSNVDDTTKESLVSYLGGSSTPSSILIYPSTFKTKDKVLDYLDKFNQGKKESNKVIYTDLAGQVSSLTGGLMDAITYVLVAFAGISLVTSMIMIGIITYTSVLERTKEIGILKALGARKKDVTRVFDAETTILGVSSGVLGIVIAWLATFPINAILKNLTDLSNVSQLNPVHAIVLIVISTVLTVIGGHIPARMAAKKDAATALRSE, from the coding sequence ATGCTGGAATTAAAACACATAAAAAAATACTACTACGTTGGTGATTCGGTCACTAAAGCTTTAGATGATGTCTCCGTTTCCTTTCGTAAGCAAGAATTTGTTGCCATTCTAGGACCTAGTGGTTCTGGTAAAACTACGATGCTTAATGGTATCGGCGGACTAGATATATATGACTCCGGAGATCTTATCATTAACGGTAAATCGACTAAGAACTTTTCCGAATCCGATTGGGATGCTTATCGGAATAATTCCGTCGGTTTTATCTTCCAAAGTTACAATATTATCGGTCATTTGAGTATTCTTGATAATGTTGAACTAGGAATGACGCTTAGTGGTGTCGACAATGAAGAGAAGAAAAAGAAGGCTCGTGAAGCTCTAGAGCGTGTTGGATTAGGTCCTCATATCAATAAGAAGCCTAACCAATTATCTGGTGGTCAATTACAACGTGTGGCAATTGCTCGTGCGATTGCTAATGATCCTGAAATTCTTCTTTGTGATGAACCAACTGGTGCATTGGATACTGAGACCAGTGAGGAAATCATGAAGCTGATCAAAGAGTTATCAGCTGAACGTTTAGTTATTATGGTTACTCATAATCCAACTTTAGCTAAAGAATACGCCGATCGTATCATCAATTTTGCTGATGGTAAGATTTTGGACGATTCCAATCCATTCGTTGAAGATACTACTAAAGATAACTTCGAATTAAAGAAAACTAAAATGACTTTTTGGACTGCTTTGAAATTGTCATTTACCAATCTGAAGACTAAGAAAGCTCGAACGGCTCTAACTGCTTTTGCTTCCAGTATCGGTATCATCAGTATCGCCATTGTCTTGGCGCTTTCCTCAGGATTTCAAAAGCAAATCAATAAGACACAAGGAAATACTTTAGCACAGTTCCCTGTGACTATTTCACAGACTGCTTCTAAGCAAAGTGCGCCTGATACTGATAAAGTTAAAAATTCCAAATCTAAAAAAGTTACCGCTAAATTGAGTCAACAAGAGAAATCGACTCATACTAACAAGTTAAATAAAAAATATGTTAACTATATCAAGAATCTCGATCCAGAATTAAGTAAGAACGTTACTTATAATTACTCTACTGGGATGAACCTCTTGAGTAAGGTTGACGGTAAGGTTAAAACTGCTCAATTTTCAAATACTAACAGTTCTAACTCCTTAAGTGGCGTATCTGCTGCCATGGCTTCATCGACAGGTGTCGGCAGTTCTGTCTACCCTTCATCTGACAATAATGGTAAGAACTTTTTGAAGAAGCACTACAAAGTTATTTCCGGTTCATTGCCACAAAATGAAAATGAAGTCGTTTTAATTGTTGATCGTGATAACTCCACTAATATCAACGCTTTAAAGAATATTGGCATGAATGTTAAAGATAATCAAAAACTAGATTTCAACAAAATTGTTGGTCAAGAATTCAAAGTTGTTTCTAACAATGATTACTACAAACAAGTAACTGATAGTCTCTATACACCAAACTCTGATATTTCTAGTCTTTACAATAGCAATAACAATAAGACTTTAAAAATCGCTGGTATCTTGAAAGTTAAATCAGAATCATCTGAAAATATCCTCTCATCAGGTATTGCTTACAGTGATAAATTAACCAAAGACATTGTTAATACGAATAAGAACTCTGACATCGTTAAAGCTCAAAAGAATAGCGACGTCAATGTCTTAACTGGTTCAAATGTTGATGATACAACTAAAGAATCACTTGTTAGTTACTTAGGTGGTTCATCCACTCCATCTAGTATTCTAATTTATCCAAGTACCTTCAAGACAAAGGATAAGGTTCTTGACTACTTAGATAAATTCAACCAAGGCAAGAAAGAATCCAACAAAGTCATTTATACTGATCTCGCTGGTCAAGTTTCAAGTCTAACTGGTGGCTTAATGGACGCTATCACATACGTCCTAGTTGCCTTTGCTGGTATTTCATTAGTAACAAGTATGATCATGATTGGTATCATCACTTATACCTCAGTTCTTGAGAGAACCAAAGAAATTGGTATCTTGAAAGCCTTAGGTGCAAGAAAGAAAGATGTTACTCGCGTCTTCGATGCTGAAACAACAATCTTGGGTGTTTCATCAGGTGTCTTAGGAATCGTGATCGCTTGGTTGGCTACTTTCCCAATCAATGCTATTTTGAAGAATCTAACCGATTTATCAAACGTTTCTCAATTGAACCCTGTCCATGCAATCGTTCTAATCGTCATCAGTACCGTCTTGACCGTTATTGGTGGGCATATCCCCGCACGTATGGCGGCTAAAAAAGATGCTGCAACGGCGTTACGTTCCGAATAG
- a CDS encoding ABC transporter permease, with product MRKNFIFVKSLTKVAVLESLTFRLDIIFGILSSMIWIGVPIIFFKVIYLNVNSIAGWSFKECLLLIGIYTLIDSIMMAFLVKSMPRLENDIREGTLDTILLKPINPQLFYFFGSIDFTQFLNGFLGLAIIFYASRGFGFTATQIFLASLASILGGTIYYSLWFLWTISTFWFPTNFGRTDLFLSMIQISRYPSSIYKGTGSLLFNFLIPLGMVASPVALILIRPEKEFIVIIQFLIAVIFVVLDILVWKLGVRKYDGAGR from the coding sequence ATGAGAAAAAATTTTATTTTTGTTAAATCATTAACTAAAGTTGCCGTTTTGGAAAGTTTAACGTTCAGGTTGGATATCATTTTTGGAATACTGTCGTCAATGATTTGGATAGGAGTTCCAATTATTTTTTTTAAGGTTATTTATTTAAATGTAAATAGTATTGCGGGCTGGAGTTTTAAGGAATGCCTGTTATTGATAGGAATATATACACTAATTGATAGTATTATGATGGCTTTTTTGGTGAAATCAATGCCTCGTTTAGAAAATGATATACGAGAGGGGACGCTAGATACAATTTTGTTAAAACCCATTAATCCCCAATTGTTTTATTTTTTTGGATCTATAGACTTTACACAGTTTTTAAATGGCTTTTTAGGATTGGCAATTATTTTTTATGCTAGCAGGGGATTTGGATTTACTGCAACGCAAATATTTCTTGCAAGTTTGGCAAGTATTTTAGGCGGAACAATTTATTATTCTCTGTGGTTTTTATGGACCATTTCTACATTCTGGTTTCCAACCAACTTTGGTAGAACAGATTTATTTCTGAGTATGATTCAAATTAGTCGATACCCTTCAAGCATTTATAAAGGTACAGGTAGTTTATTATTCAATTTTCTAATACCTTTGGGAATGGTAGCTTCTCCAGTAGCATTAATTTTAATAAGACCTGAAAAAGAATTTATTGTAATAATTCAATTTTTAATTGCAGTAATTTTCGTAGTACTTGATATCTTAGTATGGAAGTTGGGGGTCAGAAAATATGATGGGGCCGGAAGATAA
- a CDS encoding DUF1836 domain-containing protein: MDELQNWLDTLEDYHLPRFEDLPELNLYRDQLLTLVDKYIGPIWLEDGPVVTTSMVNNYVKNGLMPHPVKKRYNREHLAYLIAITFLKQVVSISEIQEGLDMQTKLNGGIAKAFDFFCDKQELALKMLNHREEGQVMSEKDQSSAYLLVEMVTMAFATKLITKKILMIENNNQDEKS; this comes from the coding sequence ATGGATGAGTTACAGAACTGGTTAGATACATTGGAGGACTATCACTTACCTAGATTTGAGGATCTACCTGAGCTAAATCTCTATCGTGACCAACTTTTGACACTAGTTGATAAATATATTGGGCCGATTTGGTTAGAAGATGGACCAGTTGTAACGACATCAATGGTCAATAACTATGTTAAGAATGGCTTGATGCCACATCCTGTTAAGAAGCGTTACAATCGTGAACATCTTGCATATTTGATTGCAATAACCTTTTTGAAGCAAGTGGTTTCAATCAGTGAGATTCAAGAAGGCTTAGATATGCAGACAAAATTGAATGGTGGTATTGCCAAAGCTTTTGATTTTTTCTGTGATAAGCAAGAACTCGCTTTAAAGATGTTGAATCATCGTGAAGAGGGACAAGTCATGTCGGAAAAGGACCAATCATCAGCCTACTTATTAGTCGAGATGGTCACGATGGCGTTTGCCACGAAATTAATTACTAAAAAAATATTAATGATAGAAAATAATAATCAAGATGAAAAGAGCTAA
- a CDS encoding PadR family transcriptional regulator gives MARTNTLQYMILGLLTRQQMTGYDIKQIFDKEKAEFWTAPFSQIYPELNRLLESNLIALVKSNDPNTRKKTYQLTSTGKQVFLDWLKKPLDPSVTQLNNDDFVLRLHFLGKDQQGILTKLLKLRSQTLKVEIAQLELELTEVTSHPEQYGRELIIKKELANKKSDELLWHNQISNFS, from the coding sequence ATGGCACGTACTAATACCCTTCAATATATGATTCTAGGGCTTTTAACTCGTCAACAAATGACTGGCTACGATATCAAACAAATCTTCGATAAGGAAAAGGCTGAATTTTGGACCGCCCCATTTAGCCAAATCTATCCTGAACTTAATCGCCTTTTAGAAAGCAATCTAATTGCATTGGTCAAATCCAATGATCCCAACACACGCAAAAAGACTTACCAACTGACATCAACTGGTAAGCAAGTATTTTTAGACTGGTTAAAGAAGCCTCTAGATCCATCTGTGACACAATTAAATAACGATGACTTTGTTTTACGATTGCATTTTTTAGGGAAAGACCAGCAAGGAATTTTAACTAAACTATTAAAACTACGGAGTCAAACTCTCAAAGTGGAAATTGCTCAATTAGAATTAGAATTAACTGAAGTTACTTCTCATCCCGAACAGTATGGTCGAGAACTGATTATCAAAAAAGAATTAGCTAACAAGAAATCTGACGAACTACTCTGGCATAATCAAATCAGTAATTTTTCTTAA
- a CDS encoding APC family permease, with product MTDLGTKKKYISWPVLALMDFVTVVGFDDLTYNFQNQGMGVITSWIIMILLYVIPYSLMVGQLGSTFDDDGGGLTSWVRETSGEFLGYFAAWTYWAASIPYVVDTANTIAVAIGWVYHGNAELQNQMSNSKFALFTLLIFVFFIIIQSRFEHSLEVLSTIGGIAMFGMTVLFVLMTVTALGMGGHIATKPLTVHTIVPSFNLHYLTTLGFLIFAINGAERIAPFVTKMRNPNRDFPKAMIMLSLMTGFLTIFGSFSLGVFFNAYHLPNDLKINGSYYAFQALGQRFHLGNTLMYLFAVTEIFYLAALLAVLLNAMTRMLISDTGNKYMPSFLRKTNTAGLPINGYLLTVGLSAFIMFLGILLPNMKDIFNWLLNLNGIISPGVTCWIFWSFIKVRKNDDIFSSGYVYIKDKTLSLIVGWWCLIITGVATIAAIGPQDVSFGSSMWWYELIINFVAIFVLIGLGFVLPYITKREKRSQTGTAFTKVQLIGIWIAVLTTLLGDLYLGDTNFSRNLGYIILLTLVGITVTVAFGWREHNVKESLE from the coding sequence ATGACAGATTTGGGAACAAAGAAAAAGTATATAAGTTGGCCTGTGCTAGCTTTAATGGATTTTGTGACAGTTGTTGGATTCGATGATCTGACTTATAACTTCCAAAATCAAGGGATGGGAGTCATCACATCTTGGATTATCATGATTTTACTGTACGTTATTCCGTATTCGCTGATGGTTGGACAATTGGGTTCAACTTTTGATGACGATGGTGGTGGATTAACGTCTTGGGTCAGAGAGACCAGCGGGGAATTCTTAGGCTATTTTGCTGCCTGGACTTATTGGGCCGCTTCAATTCCTTATGTTGTGGATACCGCCAATACGATTGCAGTCGCGATTGGCTGGGTTTATCACGGCAATGCAGAATTACAAAATCAGATGTCGAATAGTAAGTTTGCTCTGTTTACGTTATTGATATTCGTCTTCTTTATCATCATTCAATCTCGTTTTGAACATTCACTAGAAGTGTTGAGTACGATCGGTGGGATTGCCATGTTTGGTATGACGGTCTTATTTGTCTTGATGACGGTCACAGCTTTAGGAATGGGCGGTCACATCGCAACTAAACCTCTGACGGTTCATACGATCGTACCTAGTTTTAATCTGCACTATTTAACGACTTTGGGATTCTTAATCTTTGCGATTAATGGTGCCGAAAGGATTGCACCTTTTGTGACTAAGATGCGTAATCCCAATAGGGATTTTCCTAAAGCCATGATTATGTTGTCATTGATGACTGGCTTTTTGACTATTTTTGGTTCATTTTCTTTAGGGGTCTTTTTTAACGCCTATCATTTACCAAATGATTTGAAGATCAATGGATCTTACTACGCCTTTCAAGCTTTGGGTCAAAGATTTCATTTGGGTAACACTTTAATGTATCTTTTTGCTGTGACGGAAATTTTTTATTTGGCAGCTTTATTGGCGGTACTTTTGAATGCTATGACAAGAATGTTAATTTCCGATACGGGTAATAAATATATGCCAAGCTTTTTACGCAAAACTAACACAGCCGGCTTGCCGATTAATGGTTATTTATTAACAGTCGGTTTAAGTGCTTTTATCATGTTTTTAGGAATTCTATTGCCAAATATGAAGGATATTTTTAACTGGCTGTTAAATCTCAATGGAATTATTTCGCCAGGAGTAACTTGCTGGATTTTTTGGTCATTTATCAAAGTTAGAAAAAATGATGATATCTTTAGTTCAGGCTATGTTTATATCAAGGATAAAACTCTTTCGCTTATCGTTGGTTGGTGGTGTCTGATTATTACTGGGGTAGCGACTATTGCAGCGATTGGTCCACAAGATGTCAGTTTTGGATCATCAATGTGGTGGTATGAATTGATTATTAATTTTGTAGCTATCTTTGTTTTAATTGGTCTCGGTTTCGTATTACCATATATTACGAAGAGAGAAAAAAGAAGTCAGACGGGAACAGCCTTTACCAAAGTTCAATTGATTGGGATTTGGATAGCGGTCTTGACGACTTTGTTAGGAGATTTGTATCTGGGAGATACGAATTTCAGTCGTAATTTAGGTTATATAATTTTATTAACTCTGGTTGGTATTACAGTGACAGTAGCCTTTGGTTGGCGAGAACATAATGTTAAGGAAAGTCTTGAGTAG
- a CDS encoding ABC transporter ATP-binding protein yields the protein MTNNIIEVHNLSKNYQVTNRSNGTLGAIKSLFKPDKRVIRAVKSLEFSISAGESVGFIGQNGAGKTTTIKMLTGTLFPSSGYSVVNGFDPIERKKEFKKSIAVVMGNRSQLFPDLTPRDYLQLLKSIYEIDGKVFESTVARIAKLLKIENKLDVQTRKLSLGERMKVEFLAGVVIQPKILFLDEPTIGLDVIAKRDIRKFIVQLNREEGITIFLTSHDMEDISTICNRLIIVNKGSIIWDGETDKLLNKFGRDKYISFTKSEFFEISKINQKVVDQDQATITIKVPKNEVDKTLSYLNKEQEGSNFKIHNLKLDDVIFELFSKGY from the coding sequence ATGACGAATAATATAATTGAGGTGCATAATTTATCAAAAAATTACCAAGTTACGAATCGGAGTAATGGAACTTTAGGGGCAATTAAATCTTTGTTTAAGCCCGATAAGCGGGTAATAAGAGCTGTAAAATCATTAGAATTTTCTATCTCGGCTGGGGAAAGTGTCGGTTTTATAGGTCAAAATGGAGCTGGAAAAACGACTACAATTAAAATGCTTACGGGGACTTTATTTCCCTCTTCAGGATATAGTGTAGTTAATGGCTTTGATCCGATTGAAAGAAAAAAAGAATTTAAAAAATCAATAGCTGTAGTAATGGGAAATAGATCTCAGCTTTTCCCAGATTTGACCCCAAGAGATTATTTACAATTGTTGAAATCAATTTACGAAATAGATGGTAAAGTTTTTGAATCAACAGTCGCAAGAATTGCAAAATTATTGAAAATTGAAAATAAGTTAGATGTGCAGACGCGAAAATTATCTTTGGGTGAAAGAATGAAAGTAGAATTTTTGGCCGGAGTTGTTATTCAACCTAAAATATTATTCCTTGATGAGCCAACTATTGGATTAGATGTTATAGCCAAAAGAGATATTCGTAAGTTTATAGTCCAGTTAAATAGGGAAGAGGGAATCACGATTTTTCTCACTTCGCACGATATGGAAGATATTTCTACTATATGTAATCGACTAATAATTGTTAATAAGGGAAGTATTATTTGGGATGGAGAGACCGATAAATTATTGAATAAATTTGGCAGGGATAAATATATTAGTTTTACTAAAAGTGAATTTTTTGAAATTTCTAAAATTAATCAAAAAGTTGTAGATCAGGATCAAGCAACTATTACTATAAAAGTACCTAAAAATGAGGTAGATAAAACTTTATCCTATCTTAACAAGGAACAAGAGGGATCTAATTTTAAAATACATAATTTGAAATTAGATGATGTAATTTTTGAATTATTTTCAAAAGGATATTAA